A genomic stretch from Cervus canadensis isolate Bull #8, Minnesota chromosome 27, ASM1932006v1, whole genome shotgun sequence includes:
- the LOC122428945 gene encoding keratin-associated protein 7-1: protein MTRFFCCGSYFPGYPSYGTNFHRTFRATPLNCVVPLGSPLNYGYGCNGYSSLGYGFGGSNFSNLGCGYGGSFYRPWGSGSGFGYSTY, encoded by the coding sequence ATGACTCGTTTCTTCTGCTGTGGAAGCTACTTCCCAGGCTATCCTTCCTATGGGACCAATTTCCACAGGACCTTCAGAGCCACCCCCCTGAACTGCGTCGTGCCCCTTGGCTCTCCCCTGAATTATGGTTATGGATGCAATGGCTACAGCTCCCTGGGCTACGGTTTTGGTGGCAGCAACTTTAGCAACCTGGGCTGTGGCTATGGGGGCAGCTTTTATAGGCCATGGGGCTCTGGCTCCGGCTTTGGCTACAGCACCTACTGA